One genomic window of Bradyrhizobium sp. CCGE-LA001 includes the following:
- a CDS encoding branched-chain amino acid ABC transporter permease → MTTLTDDTLPVSPRAMRDEMIVFVVMALLLAAVPFTGVYPFFVMQALCFALLACAFNLLVGYGGLLSFGHAMFLGTAGYCSAHALKVWALPPELGILVGVVAAFALSIITGYISIRRQGIYFSMITLALSQLLYFIYLQAPFTHGEDGIQGIPQGRMFGVLDLSKPTVLYYVVLVSFLAGFLLIFRIINSPFGEVLKSIRENEQRAISLGYRTDQYKFLAFVLSGTLAGFAGALKVFVAQNASLTDVHWSMSGEVVLMTLVGGLGTIFGPVVGAFVIIAMQQYLAGFGQWVTVIQGAIFVVCVLTFRRGVIGEIAHYFRRSL, encoded by the coding sequence ATGACGACCCTGACGGACGACACGCTGCCGGTAAGTCCTCGCGCCATGCGCGACGAGATGATCGTTTTCGTGGTGATGGCGCTGCTGCTGGCGGCGGTGCCGTTCACGGGAGTCTACCCGTTCTTCGTGATGCAGGCGCTGTGCTTCGCGCTGCTCGCCTGTGCCTTCAACCTACTGGTCGGCTATGGCGGCCTGCTGTCGTTCGGCCACGCGATGTTCCTGGGAACGGCGGGCTATTGCAGCGCGCATGCGCTGAAAGTGTGGGCGCTGCCACCCGAGCTCGGCATCCTCGTTGGCGTCGTCGCGGCGTTCGCGCTGTCGATCATCACTGGCTACATCTCGATCCGCCGCCAGGGCATCTATTTCTCGATGATCACGCTGGCGCTGTCGCAGCTCCTGTACTTCATCTATCTCCAGGCTCCGTTCACCCATGGTGAGGACGGCATCCAGGGCATTCCGCAGGGGCGCATGTTCGGCGTGCTCGACCTCTCCAAGCCGACGGTGCTCTATTACGTGGTGCTGGTCAGTTTCCTCGCCGGCTTCCTCCTGATCTTCCGCATCATCAACTCCCCGTTCGGCGAGGTGCTGAAGTCGATCCGCGAGAACGAGCAGCGCGCGATCTCGCTGGGCTATCGCACCGATCAGTACAAGTTCCTGGCCTTCGTCCTGTCGGGCACGCTGGCCGGCTTTGCCGGTGCGCTGAAGGTGTTCGTGGCACAGAACGCCTCACTCACCGACGTGCACTGGTCGATGTCGGGCGAGGTCGTGCTGATGACGCTGGTTGGCGGTCTCGGCACCATCTTTGGTCCCGTGGTCGGCGCCTTCGTGATCATCGCCATGCAGCAATATCTGGCGGGGTTTGGCCAATGGGTGACAGTGATCCAGGGCGCGATCTTCGTGGTCTGCGTGCTCACCTTCCGCCGCGGTGTCATCGGCGAAATTGCGCATTACTTCCGACGATCGCTCTAA
- a CDS encoding DUF47 domain-containing protein, with product MMRWFRAFLPKEERFFDLFDRHAQTVIQGAIALQGMLNGGEETPVYCQRVNQFENDADNITREVLTAVRRTFITPFDRGDIKNLITSLDDAIDQMQQTAKAVMLFEVRTFEPPMREIGGLLIECANLVGRALPLMQSIGPNVAMLTAITEELGKLEGRVDDLHDIGLKELFLKHRDGNAMDFIVGVEIYDHLEKVADRFDDVANEINSIVIEQV from the coding sequence ATGATGCGATGGTTTCGTGCTTTCCTGCCCAAGGAAGAACGCTTCTTCGACCTGTTCGACCGTCATGCCCAGACCGTGATCCAGGGCGCGATCGCGCTCCAGGGCATGCTGAACGGAGGCGAGGAGACGCCGGTCTATTGCCAGAGGGTCAACCAGTTCGAGAACGATGCCGACAACATCACCCGTGAGGTGCTGACGGCGGTGCGCCGCACCTTCATCACCCCGTTCGACCGCGGCGACATCAAGAACCTGATCACGTCGCTGGACGATGCCATCGACCAGATGCAGCAGACCGCCAAGGCGGTGATGCTGTTCGAAGTCCGCACCTTTGAGCCGCCGATGCGCGAGATCGGTGGGCTCCTGATCGAATGCGCCAATCTGGTCGGACGCGCGCTGCCTTTGATGCAGTCGATCGGCCCGAACGTCGCCATGCTGACCGCGATCACGGAAGAGCTGGGCAAGTTGGAGGGGCGCGTCGACGATCTCCACGACATCGGCCTGAAGGAGCTGTTCCTCAAGCATCGCGACGGCAATGCGATGGATTTCATCGTCGGGGTCGAGATCTATGACCATCTCGAAAAGGTGGCCGACCGCTTCGACGACGTGGCCAATGAGATCAACAGCATCGTCATCGAGCAAGTGTAG
- a CDS encoding inorganic phosphate transporter, with translation MDAALGLPILVGLIAVALLFDFLNGLHDAANSIATIVSTRVLRPQFAVFWAAFFNFIAFLVFGLHVAQTIGTGIIDPAVVDAQVIFAALVGAIVWNLVTWALGIPSSSSHALIGGLVGGGLAKAGISAAVWSGLSKTVLAIVLSPLVGFLLAMLLVAIVSWASVRSTPFAVDRAFRILQFASASLYSLGHGGNDAQKTMGIIAVLLYSQGHLGSEFSVPFWVVLSCQAAMALGTLMGGWRIVRTMGLRITKLTPMQGFCAETGGAVTLFMATFLGVPVSTTHTITGAIVGVGAARRVSAVRWNVASSIVYAWVITIPASAIVAALTWWVVQLVK, from the coding sequence GTGGATGCTGCGTTGGGTCTCCCCATCCTGGTCGGCTTGATCGCCGTCGCGTTGCTGTTCGACTTCCTGAACGGCCTGCATGACGCCGCCAATTCGATCGCGACCATCGTCTCGACCCGTGTGCTGCGGCCGCAATTCGCGGTGTTCTGGGCTGCGTTCTTCAATTTCATCGCCTTCCTGGTGTTCGGGCTGCACGTCGCCCAGACCATCGGCACCGGCATCATCGATCCCGCTGTGGTCGATGCCCAGGTGATCTTTGCAGCACTCGTCGGCGCCATCGTCTGGAACCTCGTGACCTGGGCACTGGGCATCCCGTCCTCGTCGTCGCATGCGCTGATCGGCGGGCTCGTCGGCGGCGGTCTCGCCAAGGCGGGCATTTCGGCGGCGGTGTGGAGCGGATTGTCCAAGACGGTGCTGGCCATCGTGCTGTCGCCCCTCGTGGGCTTCCTGCTCGCGATGCTGCTGGTGGCGATCGTATCCTGGGCCTCGGTGCGCTCGACGCCGTTCGCGGTGGATCGCGCCTTCCGCATCCTGCAATTCGCCTCCGCCTCGCTCTATTCGCTCGGCCATGGCGGCAACGACGCGCAGAAGACCATGGGCATCATCGCCGTGCTGCTCTACTCGCAGGGCCATCTCGGCAGCGAATTTTCAGTGCCGTTCTGGGTGGTGCTGTCCTGCCAGGCCGCGATGGCGCTGGGCACGCTGATGGGCGGCTGGCGCATCGTGCGCACCATGGGCCTGCGCATCACCAAGCTGACGCCGATGCAGGGGTTCTGCGCCGAAACCGGCGGCGCCGTGACCCTGTTCATGGCGACGTTCCTCGGCGTTCCCGTCTCGACCACCCACACCATCACCGGTGCCATCGTCGGCGTCGGCGCCGCCCGCCGCGTCTCGGCGGTGCGCTGGAACGTCGCCAGTTCCATCGTCTATGCCTGGGTGATCACGATCCCGGCCTCGGCAATCGTCGCCGCGCTGACCTGGTGGGTGGTCCAGCTCGTCAAGTGA
- a CDS encoding ABC transporter substrate-binding protein: MRRREFIMLAAGAAAYPFGASAQGNVRRIGALAGGKASDPESQASYQKLRQRLGELGWEQGRNIHIDYRWWAGDPNLADAQAAELVEMRPDVLLAISTPSVEALRRRAPALPIVFTVVADPVGAGFVQSLGKPGGNITGFTTFEPEMAGKWLQLLKQAAPEMRRVAAVFNPRTAPMILMPSVEAVIPAVQLQLVPAPAHNAAELEQAISRFAEQPHGGLLIFPDAFPIVHRRLILDLAATHRLPGMYPFPFFVTEGGLMSYGVSIPHLVGRSADYVDRVLRGVRPADLPVQQPNEFQFLLNLETANAFGLSLPPTLVAQADRIIE; this comes from the coding sequence ATGAGGCGGCGCGAATTCATCATGCTCGCTGCGGGCGCGGCGGCGTACCCGTTTGGCGCATCCGCGCAAGGCAATGTGCGGCGAATCGGTGCGCTGGCGGGAGGCAAGGCCAGCGATCCCGAGAGCCAAGCCAGCTACCAGAAACTGCGACAGCGTCTAGGTGAGCTCGGTTGGGAGCAGGGACGCAACATCCATATCGACTATCGCTGGTGGGCCGGCGATCCGAACCTGGCGGATGCTCAGGCGGCTGAGCTGGTGGAGATGCGGCCGGACGTGCTTCTGGCAATCAGCACGCCGTCCGTGGAAGCCTTGAGGCGACGCGCGCCGGCGTTGCCGATCGTCTTCACGGTCGTTGCCGATCCAGTGGGTGCCGGTTTCGTTCAAAGTCTGGGCAAGCCCGGTGGAAATATTACGGGCTTCACGACTTTCGAGCCTGAAATGGCCGGCAAGTGGCTGCAACTGCTCAAGCAGGCCGCACCCGAAATGCGAAGGGTCGCCGCGGTCTTCAATCCGCGAACGGCTCCCATGATCTTGATGCCGTCCGTGGAGGCGGTCATTCCGGCAGTCCAGCTCCAGCTTGTTCCGGCGCCCGCCCACAACGCCGCCGAGCTCGAACAGGCGATCTCCCGCTTTGCAGAGCAGCCGCACGGCGGGCTGCTGATCTTTCCCGACGCGTTCCCAATCGTTCACCGGCGATTGATTCTCGACTTGGCGGCCACCCACCGTCTGCCGGGGATGTATCCGTTCCCATTTTTCGTCACGGAGGGCGGGCTGATGTCGTACGGTGTTTCGATTCCTCATCTCGTCGGTCGCTCGGCGGACTATGTCGACCGCGTCTTGAGAGGGGTGCGTCCTGCGGATTTGCCGGTCCAGCAGCCGAATGAATTCCAGTTCCTGCTCAATCTCGAGACAGCCAATGCGTTCGGGCTGAGTTTGCCGCCCACGCTGGTGGCCCAAGCGGATCGGATTATCGAGTGA
- a CDS encoding peptide chain release factor 3, which translates to MSDIATTAAESPARSPLAAEVARRRTFAIISHPDAGKTTLTEKLLLFGGAINLAGQVKAKGERRNTRSDWMKIERERGISVVTSVMTFEFEGLVFNLLDTPGHEDFSEDTYRTLTAVDSAVMVIDAAKGIEARTRKLFEVCRLRDIPIITFINKMDRESRDVFELLDEIEKTLALDTTPMTWPVGRGRDFLGTYDVVNGGVRLLEGGGAKTGAAQQIEIEELAKLNANLDVSAVKDELELVTEASKPFELEAFREGHLTPVYFGSALRNFGVGDLLEGLGRFAPEPRAQDSDQRKVEATDPRMSAFVFKIQANMDPNHRDRIAFARLCSGKLSRGMKAKLVRTGKSMPLSSPQFFFAQDRSVADEAFAGDVVGIPNHGTLRIGDTLTEGEDFNFVGVPSFAPEIVRRVRLTDAMKAKKLKEALQQMSEEGVVQVFRPRDGAPALVGVVGALQLDVLKARLEAEYSLPVEFEVSEFQLARWVSSEDRKKLDTFIAANTSSIADDVDGDPVYLARNEFYLGYTRERAEGIEFTNVKDVKKKG; encoded by the coding sequence ATGTCCGACATCGCCACCACCGCAGCCGAATCGCCGGCCCGTTCCCCGCTTGCTGCTGAAGTGGCGCGGCGGCGGACCTTTGCGATCATCTCCCATCCCGACGCCGGCAAAACCACGCTGACCGAGAAGCTGCTGCTGTTCGGCGGCGCCATCAACCTCGCCGGCCAGGTCAAGGCCAAGGGCGAGCGGCGCAACACGCGCTCGGACTGGATGAAGATCGAGCGCGAGCGCGGCATCTCGGTCGTGACCTCGGTGATGACCTTCGAGTTCGAAGGTCTCGTCTTCAACCTCCTGGACACGCCGGGCCATGAGGACTTTTCGGAAGACACCTATCGCACGCTCACCGCGGTCGATTCCGCGGTCATGGTCATCGACGCCGCCAAGGGCATCGAGGCGCGGACCCGGAAGCTGTTCGAGGTGTGCCGCCTGCGCGACATCCCGATCATCACCTTCATCAACAAGATGGACCGCGAGAGCCGCGACGTCTTCGAGCTGCTCGACGAGATCGAGAAGACTCTGGCGCTCGACACCACGCCGATGACCTGGCCGGTCGGCCGCGGCCGCGACTTCCTCGGTACCTATGACGTCGTCAACGGCGGCGTGCGCCTGCTCGAAGGCGGCGGCGCCAAGACCGGCGCGGCGCAGCAGATCGAGATCGAAGAGCTCGCAAAGCTCAACGCCAATCTCGACGTCTCCGCGGTGAAGGACGAGCTCGAGCTCGTCACGGAGGCGTCGAAGCCGTTCGAGCTCGAAGCGTTCCGCGAAGGCCATCTGACGCCGGTCTATTTCGGCAGCGCGCTGCGCAATTTCGGCGTCGGCGACCTCCTGGAGGGCCTTGGCAGGTTCGCGCCCGAGCCGCGCGCGCAGGACAGCGACCAGCGCAAGGTCGAGGCCACCGATCCCCGCATGAGCGCCTTCGTGTTCAAGATCCAGGCCAACATGGATCCGAACCACCGCGACCGCATCGCGTTTGCGCGGCTCTGCTCGGGCAAGCTCAGCCGCGGCATGAAGGCGAAACTCGTGCGCACCGGCAAGAGCATGCCGCTGTCGAGCCCGCAATTCTTCTTCGCGCAGGATCGCTCGGTCGCGGACGAGGCCTTCGCCGGCGATGTCGTCGGCATTCCCAATCACGGCACCTTGCGCATCGGCGACACGCTGACCGAGGGCGAGGATTTCAACTTCGTCGGCGTGCCGAGCTTCGCGCCGGAAATCGTCCGCCGCGTCCGTCTCACCGACGCGATGAAGGCGAAGAAGCTGAAGGAAGCGCTGCAGCAGATGTCGGAAGAGGGCGTGGTGCAGGTGTTCCGGCCGCGCGACGGTGCGCCGGCGCTGGTCGGCGTCGTCGGCGCGCTGCAGCTCGACGTGCTCAAGGCGCGGCTGGAAGCGGAATATTCGCTGCCGGTCGAGTTCGAGGTCAGCGAGTTTCAGCTGGCGCGCTGGGTCTCTTCGGAGGACCGCAAGAAGCTCGACACCTTCATCGCCGCTAATACGTCGAGCATCGCCGACGACGTCGACGGCGATCCCGTCTATCTGGCCCGGAACGAGTTCTATCTCGGCTACACAAGGGAACGGGCCGAGGGCATCGAGTTCACCAACGTCAAGGACGTCAAGAAAAAGGGGTAG
- the sugE gene encoding quaternary ammonium compound efflux SMR transporter SugE — translation MAWSILFVAGLLEITWAIGLKYTEGFSRLVPSVVTLAAMAGSVILLGLALKSLPVGTAYAVWTGIGAVGTATLGIFLFGEPATALRLASIGLIVAGIIGLKLVT, via the coding sequence ATGGCCTGGAGCATCCTGTTCGTCGCCGGTCTTCTCGAAATCACCTGGGCGATCGGGTTGAAATACACTGAGGGCTTTAGCCGGCTTGTTCCGTCCGTCGTCACGCTCGCGGCCATGGCCGGCAGCGTCATCCTGCTCGGGCTCGCGCTCAAATCACTGCCCGTGGGAACCGCCTACGCGGTCTGGACCGGGATCGGCGCGGTCGGCACCGCGACGCTCGGGATTTTTCTGTTCGGCGAGCCGGCGACCGCCCTCCGGCTTGCCAGCATCGGGCTGATCGTTGCCGGCATCATCGGGCTGAAGCTCGTCACTTGA